Proteins encoded together in one Quercus lobata isolate SW786 chromosome 3, ValleyOak3.0 Primary Assembly, whole genome shotgun sequence window:
- the LOC115980598 gene encoding MDIS1-interacting receptor like kinase 2-like yields MFAIWSYDGKMVYESIIEATEEFDSKHCVGVGGCGSVYKAELQSGQVVAVKKLHSVQDGDITNTKGFENEIRALLKIRHRNVVKLFGFCSHPRQSFLVYKFLEGGSVKDLLSNKEEVVSFDWIKRANVVRGVADALSYMHHNCSPPVVHRDISSKNILLDSKYEAHISDFGTARFLKPDSSNWTLFAGTFGYVAPELAYTMEVNEKCDVYSFGVLTLEVIMGNHPGDLISFLSSSLSSSATTSTTHDIQVKDILDQRLKPPRNQVAFKLVLIAKLALACLATNPKSRPTMQEVSRKLSIEKAPTSEVVDMLT; encoded by the exons ATGTTTGCAATCTGGAGCTATGATGGGAAAATGGTGTATGAAAGCATCATTGAAGCAACAGAGGAATTTGACTCTAAACATTGTGTTGGAGTGGGAGGGTGTGGAAGTGTTTACAAAGCAGAGCTACAATCAGGTCAAGTTGTTGCTGTGAAAAAACTTCATTCAGTACAAGATGGTGATATTACCAACACAAAGGGTTTCGAAAACGAGATTCGTGCTCTTCTCAAAATTAGGCATCGGAACGTGGTAAAGCTTTTTGGCTTTTGCTCTCATCCACGACAATCATTTTTGGTTTACAAGTTTTTAGAAGGGGGTAGTGTGAAAGATTTATTGAGCAATAAAGAAGAGGTTGTTAGTTTTGATTGGATCAAAAGGGCAAATGTTGTTAGAGGCGTGGCTGATGCTTTATCTTATATGCATCACAATTGCTCACCTCCCGTAGTTCATCGAGACATATCTAGCAAAAACATCTTGTTGGATTCAAAATATGAGGCACATATCTCGGATTTTGGCACAGCTAGGTTTTTGAAGCCTGACTCATCCAATTGGACTTTATTTGCCGGAACATTTGGATACGTAGCTCCag AGCTTGCATACACAATGGAAGTAAATGAGAAATGTGATGTTTATAGCTTTGGAGTGTTAAcattagaagtgatcatgggaaaTCATCCAGGAGACctcatttcatttctttcatcatcattgtcatcatcAGCAACAACATCGACCACCCACGATATACAAGTGAAGGATATTTTAGACCAACGTCTCAAACCTCCTAGAAATCAAGTCGCATTCAAATTGGTCTTGATTGCAAAGCTTGCattggcatgcttggcaaccaATCCAAAATCTAGGCCAACCATGCAAGAGGTTTCCCGGAAGCTATCTATTGAAAAAGCACCTACATCAGAGGTGGTTGACATGCTTACCTAG